The Halomonas denitrificans genome window below encodes:
- a CDS encoding peptidyl-prolyl cis-trans isomerase, with product MSRALSIAGVLLLGVVLGYLLRLVVDADEIEAPPDDWVARVGDEYVTRGDWESEVRMRAGARPGMFESAEQRQALMDQLLYRRALVERAEETAIDDRPEVRRSLDQILINQLLQAELRPRQESADITPEQIEAFYAEHADEYTVPARRRVAMIHFELGAGASEETRDRVRATAEDVLGEAQALPESMPGFGNLAREHSAHQASRYRGGVLGWVGEGDPSRYSHPQVVVETVNAMTEEGAISDIVEDEEGLYIVRLVDFEPERTRPLDELSDGIRQRLLRDRFRNVERDFREEVLAAASIELNARGRELLEATGEPVREPETPRPPSRPGSGSEGN from the coding sequence ATGAGTCGAGCACTTTCCATCGCCGGAGTGCTGTTGCTGGGCGTCGTGCTCGGCTACCTGCTGCGCCTTGTCGTCGATGCCGACGAGATCGAGGCGCCGCCGGACGACTGGGTGGCCCGGGTCGGCGACGAGTACGTGACCCGCGGCGACTGGGAATCGGAAGTTCGCATGCGCGCCGGGGCGCGGCCCGGGATGTTCGAGAGCGCCGAGCAGCGCCAGGCCCTGATGGATCAGCTGTTGTATCGCCGTGCCCTGGTCGAGCGGGCCGAGGAAACGGCCATCGATGACCGGCCCGAGGTGCGCCGCTCGCTGGACCAGATCCTGATCAATCAGCTGCTCCAGGCCGAGCTGCGGCCTCGCCAGGAGTCCGCGGACATCACGCCCGAGCAGATCGAGGCGTTCTACGCCGAGCACGCCGACGAGTACACGGTTCCGGCACGCCGCCGCGTGGCGATGATCCACTTCGAGCTCGGCGCCGGAGCCAGCGAGGAGACCCGTGACCGGGTGCGCGCGACCGCCGAGGACGTGCTCGGCGAAGCGCAGGCGCTGCCCGAATCCATGCCGGGCTTCGGCAACCTGGCGCGCGAGCATTCCGCCCACCAGGCCAGCCGCTACCGCGGCGGCGTGCTGGGCTGGGTCGGCGAGGGCGACCCGTCGCGCTACAGCCACCCGCAGGTGGTGGTCGAGACGGTCAATGCCATGACCGAAGAAGGCGCCATCTCGGACATCGTCGAAGACGAAGAAGGGCTGTACATCGTCCGCCTCGTCGACTTCGAGCCCGAGCGCACCCGGCCGCTGGACGAACTGTCCGACGGCATTCGCCAACGGCTGCTGCGCGATCGCTTCCGCAACGTCGAGCGCGACTTCCGCGAGGAGGTCCTGGCCGCGGCATCGATCGAACTCAATGCGCGCGGTCGCGAACTGCTCGAGGCCACCGGCGAGCCGGTCCGCGAACCCGAAACCCCACGACCGCCGAGCCGGCCCGGCTCCGGGTCCGAAGGAAACTGA